The sequence below is a genomic window from Acetivibrio clariflavus DSM 19732.
CCTGGATGATGTGTGGGCTTGGCAGGGTGAAGGAACAGAAAAGGACTTTTATATAAAATGGAGAGTTGAGGGTCTCGACGGTATGGCTCAAGGATATATAGGCTGGTGTTATGATGAAAAAACGCCTAGTACACTGGAGTTTACCAGCAAGAAATTCCCCAATCAATGGATCCGTCCGAAATGGGAAACCGCATGGTTTCCGGATGCCTTCAGAGGCACTATGGCTCAGCTTTTAAGGGCAGTGGAGGAAGATACAACTCCGGAAATCAGTGGCGAAGATTATTTGTATACAATGGCAGCTGTAGAAGCATGCTATAAGTCAATTGAAGAAGGAAGAACCGTAAGATTGTCGGAAATAGATGTTTCTTTATAGTTCGAAATCATAAAATTTTTTATAATACAAGGAGGTAAAGTTATGTTATCAGTGGGTATTTTTTCCGGATATTATCCCTATACATTGGAGGAAACAATTAAAAGGATAAAGAAAGACGGATTTACTTGCGTACAGTTGGATATGGATTTTAAAGATATAGATTTAAAAACATCAGAAGCTATTACTGCTGAAAAAGCCCATAGGGTGAGAGATGCTTTCAGAGATGCAAATATCAGCATCGTCAGTATCTCAGCTTATACCAACTTGGTTCATCCCAATAGGGAACAGAGAGAAAAGAATATAAACTATGTAAAAACTCTGTTAAAATATGCAAGGGATTTTGGAACACCATATGTTATCAGTGAAACCGGAACATATAATACAGAAAGCGACTGGCTTTATCATGAGAAAAACTCAACAGAAGAAGCTTACCAGGAAATAAAGGCAGTTATTGAAGACCTTGCAAAGTTTGCCTATGATCATGGCGCTGTTTTCCTTGTAGAAAACTATGTGAACAACATTATAGGGTCTGTTGATCAGGTTGCAAGGTTGTTCCATGATGTGGATCATCCGGGTTTGGGATTGCTTTTGGACCCAACCAACTACTTTACTGATAAGAATATCGATAATGTAGATGAAGAATTGCACAGAATTTTCAACGTTCTGGAAGACAAAATTAAAATTGCTCATGCTAAGGACTGCAGAAGAGCTCAAAATGTTCAGGAAAAGCATGCCGATATTGATGCTGCATCACACAATACATTCCGCGGTGCAGGGGCAATAGAATTGCCAGCAGCGGGAATGGGTGTTCTGAACTATGATTTATATTTGAAACTGTTGTCAAGGAAACATCCGAACATACCGATTATTATAGAGCATATAGACAGCGAGGAAGAAATTCCTAATATCAAAAAGTTCTTGGACAGTAAGCTGAAAAGCGTTGGAGTGTAAATTGATGGATGGTAAGTTATTCAATACCTTTCATGAAATTTACATTGAATAAGTTTCATTTGAAGCTGTTTGAGTTTCCGAAATTCTGAGAAAAGGTTTCTTCTTTGCCGTTTATGATGCTAATAATCTGGCAAGGGAGGAGCCTTTTCTTTATTTTTGTTATAATGTATGATAATGTTGTAAAAGAGTCGAATCGGTTCGATTTTACCGCTTCGTAAAATTTTTTGTTGCTTGGCTGAGCTTTTGTTTTGTTATTGTATGTATCATTTTGGGAGGGATAGGAATATGGTAACTATTAAAGATGTTGCTTCCCTAGCAGGAGTTTCTGTAGGTACAGTCTCTAATGTGTTGAATGGAAAGACAAACAATCAGGAACTGATAGAAAAAGTTGAAAGGGCAATGAGAGAATTGGATTATCGCCCTTATGCAAGCGCCAGAAGTTTGAAAAACACAAAGAATAATATAATAGGAATAATAATGCCTAATCTGGTTCGCCCGGATTTTGTAAGTCTCTTGTCAAATATCGAAAAGGAAGCAAGTAACCACGGTTATCATATTCTTTTTAAAGTATGTCAGAACAATCGCATTTTAGAGAGAAAGTACATTGACCAGTTTATGATGCAAAGGGTTGACGGAATTATTGTTATTAACAGTAGTTCACAGAATGACCCCGATTCGGTACTTTATAAGAATTTTCTGCCGGCTCTTTTCCTTGACTTGAATAAAGGAGAAAGGCTTTTAAGCAATGTGATATCCATTGACTACAGCGAAGCTTTTGAAGAAGCTTTGAAAGATTGTGCAGACAGAGGAATAAAACAGATAGGAATCATCATGGAAAGAGGATTAGTGCCGAAAGAAACGGTATATGAAATATATGAGAAGTTTTACAAAGATACTGAAAAGATTGAATTTGTCGATTATTCTCAAGAGAGAGGTTTCGAAGCGGCATATAAACTATTGCATAACAATTGCGAATTGGAGTTGCTGGTCACGAGCAACTGTCTTTTGGCAAAGGGAGCAAAGAGGGCTGCAGAGGTGCTGAACCGCAGTGAAATCGAACATATCACTTTTAAAGAGGAAAACTGGATTGAGGACCAATCGGAATATATAGGAGTTATAGGAATATCCTATGAAAAGATTGCCAGCCACGTTATAAGGCAGATGATCAGTTCCATAGAGCAACCCAAATTATGTGAGCCTAAGCAAACTGTTATCAAAGCAAATTATCACAGAGTGAAACATTTTACGGAAAATCTAAAGGGTAGAAAGACTGATTTGGCGGAAATTTCTCTATATCTTGTGGAATCTCCCGCGGCTCATGCACTTCAAAGGCTTTCAAAAGTATATGAAAATAAAACCGGTGTTATTGTATCATGCGATATAATGAAGTATGATGATTTGTATAAAAAGCTTCATCAGATGCTTGAGGATTCAGACGGGTCTGTTGACGGATTTATGATGGATGTTCATTGGACCTCCAGCTTTATTGAAACCAATGGTCTGGAAGATTTAAAGCCTTATTTTAGGAAGCAGGATAACTATTTTTCAGGTTTTATGAAAGAATTGCTTCCCAATTATGGTGTTAGTGACTGGCATATTTATGGAATTCCCTTTATGTCCGGTACCCAGTTATTGTTTTATCAGAGGGATTTATTCGAAGAACCGTCTTTAAAATCTTTGTTTAAAAGGAAATACGGTCTGGAACTGGCAACGCCTACCACTTGGCCTGAGCTTAATTTGACGGCAGAGTTTTTCACCCGGTCCATCAACAGCAAATCGCCGGTAAGATATGGGTTGGCTAATGTTCAGGGAGCCAATATCTATACGACTATAAGTTTCCTGAACCGCCTTTGGGCGTATGGGGGAAATGTCTTTCAGGATGACAGTGTTGTCATCAACTCCAATAATGCCCTGGCTGCATTGAAAAGTTTCAAGAAAAGCTTCCAGTATACTTCTCCGGAACAAATAAGCACTACTTGGGATCAATTGGTGGATAATTTCAAATCGGGGCATTACGCCATGGTTATTTTGTATGATTCGTATGCAATAGGTATCAGTGATTATACCACTTCAAAAGTTGCCGGAAACATTGGCGCCAGCATTTTGCCCGGCGGAACTTCAGTATTGGGCGGATGGGGACTGGGTGTTAATAAGTACAGCTGCAGGAAGGAAGAAACCGTTCGATTTATCGAATGGATCTGCAGCAATTACTGTGCTGTGCCCTATTCTCTTTTAGGAGGCATTACACTTCATTCAAAATTTTATAAAAGGAATGATTTGAAGCATATTTATCCGTGGATTGCATTACTGCCAGAAAGCTA
It includes:
- a CDS encoding extracellular solute-binding protein; translation: MVTIKDVASLAGVSVGTVSNVLNGKTNNQELIEKVERAMRELDYRPYASARSLKNTKNNIIGIIMPNLVRPDFVSLLSNIEKEASNHGYHILFKVCQNNRILERKYIDQFMMQRVDGIIVINSSSQNDPDSVLYKNFLPALFLDLNKGERLLSNVISIDYSEAFEEALKDCADRGIKQIGIIMERGLVPKETVYEIYEKFYKDTEKIEFVDYSQERGFEAAYKLLHNNCELELLVTSNCLLAKGAKRAAEVLNRSEIEHITFKEENWIEDQSEYIGVIGISYEKIASHVIRQMISSIEQPKLCEPKQTVIKANYHRVKHFTENLKGRKTDLAEISLYLVESPAAHALQRLSKVYENKTGVIVSCDIMKYDDLYKKLHQMLEDSDGSVDGFMMDVHWTSSFIETNGLEDLKPYFRKQDNYFSGFMKELLPNYGVSDWHIYGIPFMSGTQLLFYQRDLFEEPSLKSLFKRKYGLELATPTTWPELNLTAEFFTRSINSKSPVRYGLANVQGANIYTTISFLNRLWAYGGNVFQDDSVVINSNNALAALKSFKKSFQYTSPEQISTTWDQLVDNFKSGHYAMVILYDSYAIGISDYTTSKVAGNIGASILPGGTSVLGGWGLGVNKYSCRKEETVRFIEWICSNYCAVPYSLLGGITLHSKFYKRNDLKHIYPWIALLPESYRLARKREIPDKYLKNNLYIQIYDHIICEEIQNVLEDKKSEEQALADMEARINGLLI
- a CDS encoding sugar phosphate isomerase/epimerase family protein, producing MLSVGIFSGYYPYTLEETIKRIKKDGFTCVQLDMDFKDIDLKTSEAITAEKAHRVRDAFRDANISIVSISAYTNLVHPNREQREKNINYVKTLLKYARDFGTPYVISETGTYNTESDWLYHEKNSTEEAYQEIKAVIEDLAKFAYDHGAVFLVENYVNNIIGSVDQVARLFHDVDHPGLGLLLDPTNYFTDKNIDNVDEELHRIFNVLEDKIKIAHAKDCRRAQNVQEKHADIDAASHNTFRGAGAIELPAAGMGVLNYDLYLKLLSRKHPNIPIIIEHIDSEEEIPNIKKFLDSKLKSVGV